A window of the Symbiobacterium terraclitae genome harbors these coding sequences:
- a CDS encoding DUF58 domain-containing protein, with protein MAARRVIRRFSPTPLLPLLLALTALPSLFPGMLWLSLVLAGLLAAAALADLAASRHQIEAERRVDGPLSLGEAGAIGLAFRCLGAPVQLEVRDDLPIRLEPAAKWPTVKLQPGAWTEATYRVRPRRRGRYAIGPLHGRYRSPLGLWRQTITWPLTDEARVYPNLRAVRQFEVSMRKGRQLEGLKRARLRGTGTEFESLREYQEGDEFRAINWPASARRGGLVTNLYQADRSQPIMLLIDAGRLMIPQIKGLSRLDHALNAALLLATVAAERGDQVGLMLFGGKVKTFVPPRKGRGHVMAMLEAIYDVAPEQVEPDYGRMFGWFRARHRRRSLVVLFTDLMDPEINQGLIAHLSAMASRHLVLVVTLTDPAVLSLSRCLPADSRQAYEKATALEVLAQRAETRARLQRSGVMVIDVPPESFSTAVVNRYLQIKEQGRL; from the coding sequence ATGGCAGCCCGGCGGGTCATACGCCGGTTCAGCCCGACGCCCCTCCTGCCCCTCCTCCTCGCCCTGACGGCGCTCCCCTCCCTGTTCCCGGGGATGCTCTGGCTCAGCCTGGTGCTGGCCGGCCTGCTGGCGGCGGCGGCGCTGGCCGACCTGGCCGCCTCGCGCCACCAGATCGAGGCGGAGCGCCGGGTCGACGGGCCGCTCTCGCTGGGGGAGGCGGGCGCCATTGGCCTGGCCTTCCGCTGCCTGGGCGCGCCGGTGCAGCTGGAGGTGCGGGACGACCTGCCCATTCGCCTGGAGCCGGCGGCGAAGTGGCCGACCGTCAAGCTGCAGCCCGGGGCCTGGACCGAGGCGACCTACCGGGTGAGGCCGCGGCGGCGCGGCCGGTACGCCATCGGTCCGCTGCACGGGCGCTACCGCTCCCCGCTGGGCCTTTGGCGTCAGACCATCACCTGGCCGCTGACGGACGAGGCGCGGGTCTACCCCAACCTGCGGGCCGTCAGGCAGTTCGAGGTCTCCATGCGCAAAGGAAGGCAGCTGGAGGGGCTGAAACGGGCCCGGCTTCGGGGGACGGGCACCGAGTTTGAGTCGCTCAGGGAATACCAGGAGGGGGACGAGTTCCGGGCGATCAACTGGCCGGCCTCCGCCCGGCGCGGCGGCCTGGTGACCAACCTCTACCAGGCCGACCGCTCGCAGCCCATCATGCTGCTCATCGACGCGGGCCGGCTGATGATCCCGCAGATCAAGGGCCTCTCCCGGCTGGACCACGCCCTGAACGCGGCGCTCCTGCTGGCGACGGTGGCCGCGGAGCGCGGCGACCAGGTGGGCCTGATGCTGTTTGGCGGCAAGGTGAAGACCTTCGTGCCGCCCCGCAAGGGCAGGGGCCACGTGATGGCCATGCTGGAGGCCATTTACGACGTTGCACCGGAGCAGGTGGAGCCCGACTACGGCCGGATGTTCGGCTGGTTCCGGGCCAGGCACCGCAGGCGGTCACTGGTGGTGCTCTTCACCGACCTGATGGACCCGGAGATCAACCAGGGGCTCATCGCCCACCTCTCGGCCATGGCCTCCCGCCACCTGGTCCTGGTGGTCACGCTGACCGACCCGGCGGTGCTCTCCCTCAGCCGCTGCCTGCCCGCCGATTCCCGTCAGGCATACGAGAAAGCCACCGCGCTGGAGGTGCTGGCACAACGGGCCGAGACCCGGGCCAGGCTGCAGCGCAGTGGCGTGATGGTGATCGACGTGCCGCCGGAGTCCTTCTCGACGGCGGTGGTCAACCGGTACCTGCAGATCAAGGAGCAGGGTCGCCTGTAA